The Thalassomonas actiniarum genome contains the following window.
ACGGGCGGTGATCCTGTGTTCGCCATTATAGGCGGCTAACACCACAGTGACCTCGGGGAAATCCTCCGGGGTCATTTCTCTTGATTCCTCGCTGTCATCGAGCTTGCGGCTGAGCAACATCAGCAGCAGCGGATAGCCTATATAGGCATAAAAAATGACGGCGGCACTGATGAAAAAAATGACTTCCATAGTTTAAACTCTTATCAACTTACTGCGGATTTTTTCATAATTTTTATTGCCCAACAGACGCTTGGCCAGGGTGAGTACCTGCTGGACGATAATAGCCTTCCAATACAACATGCCGGTGCCCGAGAGCATATTGGCCAATACCTTGATACTGGTGTTGCTGGTCATGGTGATACGGTTTATCGGCTGTTTTTGCTTGTTATGGCCCAATACCGAAGTGGCGATATAGGAATAACCTAATTTCTGGTACAGGGGTAATACCTGCTTTAAACCTCTGCCGCCGGGCAGGGCAACGGTATGTACCGGGTGCTGGGTGGCTGCTTCCACCTTTTGTTTGCTGATCTTCAGCTCCTGCTCCAGTGCTTCTGGCTCCAGGTCCGACATATAGGCATGGGTTTGGCCATGGGCCTGTATGCTCATGCCTGCCTGGTGCATTTCCAGCAGCTGCTGACCGGACATATAACCCGGGGTGTCTATCCAGTCGCTGGTGATATAAAACTCCGCCAGCATATTGCGCTTTTTCAGTTCGGGAAAGGCGAAGCTGTAGTTGGAGACATCACCGTCATCGAAGGTGATCACCACGGGCTTTTGATATTCGCCGCTCAGCGCCTGCTCCAGGGTCACGGCCTGGTACTGGTTGGCCAGCAGGTAATCAAGTTGTGCAACAAATGACTCTCGGGTCACGCTGTAGACGGCATCGAAGCAGCCGTCGCATTCCGGGGTGGAATGTATGCCGTGATACATCAGGGAAGTAAAAGAAATCTTGCTCATTGTTTTTCTGTCATAAGTTGTTTGATAAAGTCCCGGTGGGCCGCCAGGTTGCTGCAGCTAATGTCGCATTCGGTGGCGACAAAATAGGCGTGGTTAATAAACTCCCCTTTAAGCAGGCTGGTAACCGAGGCCAGTTTGACTTTGGTTAAGCTTGTAGTCAGGAGATCGCCGCTTTGATACCAAAAGCTGTAATAATATTGCCTGGCATTATCGGTGATAATAAAGGTTTTCAGCGCATGATCGGCGACCTTGTCGGTGATCTCTGCTTTAATGCGATATTTTTTACTCACCGGGCGGTTTTCCGTATTGGTGATGTCCGCGTTTTGATCCCGCATATCATATTCAAGCAGCATCAGGGTGTGACGGCTACCTTGAACCAGTTCCTGACGGTATTGCTCCCGGCTTGGCGGGGTAAAGTTGTGCATAACCCCCGGCTGATTGCCGGCCTGATTTCCAAGCTGATTATTTTTTTGGCTGACCAGGCTTGCTGGTGCCTGCTGGTAAAAGTAAGCGGGTATCGCCGCTGCCATGGCTAAAACCGCCACAGTGGCCAGTGCCAGCCATTTCTGTCTTGGCTGCAGCGGTTGCGGCGTGATCGCCTGCTCCTTTTGTTCCTGGGTGGTGATATAGGGCAGCAGCAGGAAATAAAACAGCATAAAGATACCAAACACTATCCAGCCCAGGCTGTTATGATCGGCGATGATCGGATGTGACATACCATACTGGTGGGCATATAACACGATGACTTCTATCCGCACCCAGTTGGCGACAATTGCCAGTACAAAGGCCAGGGTCAGGGAGATCACCTGGGAGCGGGTTTTAAACCGGGATAACTCGCTGTTGATCAGGGCGATGGATAAGGCCACCAGAATATAGCGGACACCGCTGCAGCCTTCCGCTACCAAAAAGGTGCCGTTGGGAATGGCGACAGAATTGCCTTCAATATAGGTGGGAATGCCTATCAGCATGCTGATGGTGGCGACGGCATTGGCGGCAATGGCCTGAAAAATGGGAGAGACAATCGACCATGACGGCACGGTAAAAAACAGCAGCAACAGGGGGATCAGAAACTTTTTCAGGTTGCGATAGCCAAAAACCGCCCCGGTGGCAGCAATCATAAAGCAGGGCATTAAAAAACGTAATACCACTTCTATTTTTGCCAGCGAAGCCAGGGCATAAACCAGGGTGAGTCCTGCCAGCAGCAGCAGGAAGCCGATATTGCCTTTGGAGCCCTCGACGGCATAAGGTTTAGAGCCTATCAGAAAAAGGCTGACCAGTAGCAGTAATGAGCCGTGGGAATAACTGTGGCTGTTGATCCAGGCATCCCAGTATTCGTGGATCTGCAGTGGATAAAAAACGCTGAATATGGCGATTAATGCCATAAACCATATCAGTATGCTTAAATTTTTAGGTGCTAGATTCAAACCAGGGTTAACCTTATTTATTATCAATTGCCGGGAATTCGGGTGAAGGGATAAAAACAAACGGCAAAAAGCCAAACAGGGCCTTTGCTGATACAGCAGACGTTTTTGCTACCGGGTTTATTATTCATCTTGTTGGTATCGTCCTGCCAGCCAAATCATCATAACCTCAGGAGAATTGTCCTTTATTTCGGGTTATGGTGCCAATTCCTTCATTTATTGCTCTTGGTTATTCTTTTGCCAGTTTTCTGGCTAACAGTCTTGTTAACTGTTTTATCTGCTGCTTTGTTAACAGCAAGAGCAAGTTAGTAACCACAATCCGGTCTAGTATAAAATGTTTTAATATCCAGAGCCAGAGATAGATGATTTTGGCAGATATTTTCATTTTCTATATCAAGCTGCTGATAAATATTATTTTTTTCCTAGCTTAAACTTATTCGCCAGCACGTCTATGATTTGCAGCTCACCGGTTTTATTAAAGGTATGGGTTGCCAGCAGGTTCTTGTGCCAGTTGGGTTTCACCTGGGAAACCGTGACTTCGCTATATTGTTCGGGGGTCAGGCAGGTAATATGATTTAAGTTAAAGCCGTAACCGTATCTGTGGGCACAATTTTGCGATGGCCGGTACAAGTTGCCGTTCATTTCAAAAATAGCGCCGGCGGGACGGGCTTTCCTGACATCGGAAATGACCGGGTTTTGTCGGTGGGCCTGCCAGTTGGTGGTGCGAAAATCATCACTGTAAAAGATAAACAGCTCATCCATGGAAGAGGCGCCTCTGGTTTCCACCATGTTGGCAAATAACCACCATTTGCCCTGGTGACAATATAAGGTGGTATCGACGGCATAAACGTTTTCCATCAGGTTCATCTGCCATTGCCATTTAAAGGGGAACTCGCTGCTTTTATACAGCTCTATGGTGCGGTTGGAGGCGGTTTCCGGGATCATATAGTAATCCCCGTCAACCATAAAAACATAGGGGTAGGACAGGTGGTGATCTTTTTCCAGTACCTTGACCGGGAATTGATAATTGCCCTGGCGATCCATTTCAATGACGGAAATATGGCCTTTTTTGCTGGCCTGCATAAATTCTTCAATGAAAATATAATATTTGTCATTGGCAAAAATTATATGGGGGTCTGCCCAAAACCTGTCTCTGGGGGGCATGATTTTTTTATAGCGCCTGAAGCTTGTCGACAGGGCGGGCTTAAGATCATAAAGCAAAAACCACTGCTGGTAATATAAGCTTTTATTGAAGAAAATATTGAGCTTATCCAGCAGTTTTTTGCCGGTTAGTTTGAATTTTTCTTTTGCCGTCGGGGTATTGAAAGCGCGGTTGGTATTAAATTCAGGGTGCAGGTTATCGGCGTTTATTCTTTGATAAAAGGCCTGTTCTCCCCGGTGATAGAGCTCATTTAGTACCCTGGGTACAAAGGTTGACGCTTTCCAGTATTCGGCGTTTTTGTTATGGGTAAAGGCCATATGATCTGTTGCCGAATGGGAGCGGTATAATATCAGATCATTTTCGTTCTCCGGGGTGAGTTTGAGCAGCATAACCCCGGTGCTTTCCGACCAGTCACCCAAGCTCTGCCAGTAACTCGGGGCACCGGCCCGGCTGATTTGGTTGTCGGTATGATGAAGTGACCAGATGCCGTGCCTGGCGGCGGTTAATACCCCGTCGGTCAAACCTTTGGCATGGTCGCAGATGATCACATCGAGCGAGGCCTGACCGATGGTTTTAAGATCGTGTTCACTAAGCTCATGGTTTGCTGCCGGCCATGAGGGGGTAATGCCCGTGATCCGGGCCAGCACCGGGCGCAAATCTACCCTGGCTCTGGCATCGGCAACTTGCGGGTGTTTTTCCATCAGGGCGCGATAAGTGATATCGGCCACTTTATTGGTCAAGGCCAGACAAAGTTTTTTACTTTTCTCAACCAGCTCGGTTTTAAGTTGCACCTGATTGTTTATTCCCGGATTTTCAGGCTTGAGAATAACCAGCTCGACCTGGGCATAATCACTTTCAAGCAGCCGCTGCACGGTTTTGGCAAACCAGGCATCGACCTGGTAGCTTTTGATTAATAATCCGATTTTTAATCTATTTTCTTTCATCGCAATCTTTTATTGTTACGTTTTTTAGGGCCGACAGGCGGCGGCCCCTTCGAGAGTTGCTGCAGTTTGATCAGCATGCCTACCAGGGTCCAGTAGATAAACACGACCGAATAATGCGAAAAACGATCGCCAAACATATTGCCCACCATCATGCCCAGGGTCGCCAACAGCACCGCCAGGGCGATGGCTTTATGGGCAGGGTCGGTGGCATTCTTATAGGCGTACCTGGCGAGTTTATAATTGGCATAAACCAGGGTGAGCAGGAGAAACATGCCGATTGCCCCGCCTTCGACTATGGTTTTGACAAAATAGTTATGGGTATCCATACCGGTTTTATTGATTTCCGGACTGCGCCAGCTGCGGTAGCCATAACCCCAAATCGGCGATTCCTGGGCTTTTTCAAAGGCGGCTTCCCAGAAAACAAAACGTGAAGCCGCGCTGGCATCCCGATCGCTTTCATCGGAACTGATACTCGAGAAACGCTCTACTACGGAAACCGGCATAATTACCGGCAGGCTAAGGGTGAACAACACCAGTACCAGGGTCAGTTTGCCCTTTTTCTCCTTGATCAGATAAAAATACAGTCCCGCCAGAATCATCGCCAGATATGCTCCCCGGGAATAGGTCAGGGTGAGTGAGATACCCGAGCACGCCAGGGCCAGGTAGGTAAAGTATCGCACCCACTTTTTCCTGGATTTATAGAAGGTTACCAGCGCCAGCAACAACAAGGTGGTGGTGACCAGATAAGCCCCGAGTTCATTGGAGCCTAATCCTTCCATCGGACCGTTTACCCTTAAATCATCGGAGTAATGCCAGCGGGCCACCGACTTGTATTGGGAATAAACCAGGCGGAACACATAAGGCATAGGCAGGATAAGGGCGATAATAATCTTTTCAACGTCTTCAACCCGGGTGATGCTTCTTTGCACTATATAGGTCAGGCACAGGATAAAAACAAAATCTTTTAAGGCGTTAGCCGAGCCCTCTATCGGATTGCTGAGGTTGGCCATCATCAACAGCAAAGAGCAAAACAAATAAAGGATGAAATAGAGTAATTTCTTATTGGGGACATAACTCCAGTCAATTTTTTCTTTACTCTTTAAGCAAAAGATAAATGCCAGGACAAAGAAAACATTAACAAAGTTTATGCCGCCGGGTAACGGCGGGAAAAATTTGGTGACCACGTTACGCAGTGGCAGGAAAAACAAGAAAATAAGCAAAGGCCAGTTGGTAAATCCCTGGTCGGCGGCTTGTTGTCGTTTATTTACAGGTCTCATAGCTTCCAATTTATAACGGCTTAACCGCTTGTTTGGCGCCGGGATTGCGCTTTAACAAGGAGTTAAATAAAAAGAGGGTTAAGGGTTTTTCAAATAAGACAAATACCAGGCAAAAATAAACCACCCCGGCGCCGACCTTAAGGCCTAGCTGGATAACATTGATGTCATGCTGGATATAAGGCGACAGCAGCAGGAAAACTCCGGCATATAAACAGCTGCGCAGAAAAATATAAAAATTGACTCTTATCGTAAGGGTGCTTGAGCCGAAATAGGCAAAGCTGGCGGCAATGCAGGCATAACTGATGGTGGTGGTGATGGCTGCTGCCGTTAACCCGTAGAGGGGGATAAAAACAAGGTTGAGGATCAGGTTTAATACCGCACTGAAAATAACCGAGTAAAACATGGTCATCGAGGCTTTTTTAATTTTTAACCCGGCGGAAAATAACGGCATCGCGGACTGCACCAGCACTCCCATGGCAATCAGGGGCAGGAGGTAGGCATAAGCGATATATTCGTCGGTGGTGAGCAAGGCAAACAATTCTTTTGATACCACCCAGAGGCTGATAATGATAATGGGGTAGATCAGCAGCAAGCCGTTAAAAATCCGGTTTAATAAGGCTTCGGTTGCTTCCCGGCCGTGTTCATTCCAGGTTTTAAGATAAGCGGGCACTATTGCCGTGGTCAGCCCGCCGATGATCAAGGCCGCCAGCATAGTTGCCATATTGTAATAGGCGGAATAATAGCCGAGATATCTGGCTTCCATAAAGTATTTGATCAGGTAGCGATCGATAAAGGCGTGCAGCATACTGACCATTTCCAGCCCCAGCAGCGGAATGCTGAACAGCAATAGGGGTTTATAGATCTTGGATGAGACCTTGGACAAGCTGATGCCGGTAAACAGTTTGTGCTTTTGGGCAATAATCAGGGTCAGGGAAAGCACGATAATTTCGGCTACCAGGAAACCATAGATAAAGCCTTTGGCGGAAGCCAAAATGACGACTACCGTGGATAAGGTAAAGGTCATAGTGATCACTTTGCTGATGATCCTGATTTTAGCCACCAGCGGGCTTTCCTGTTCGCTGATAAAGTAATTGACGATAAAGTTCCTGATTTGTTCGCCAAAGGCCAGGAAAATCACGATAAGTACGGTATCTATATGGTTTGACGGAATATAATCCAGTTGATACAGGAGCAGGGAAAGCGCCATAAACGTCAGGCATAATGCCAGCGGACCGAGTAGGGCTAAATAAGTGATGTTGCTGATAAAGGTGGTTTTTTCATAGTCTTCGCGATAGCGGATAATACCGTGCTGTATGCCTAATTTGCCGAAGGAAGCGAGCATGCTTAGACTCACCGTGATCAGCCCTAAGGTGCCGTATTCTTCCGTGGATAAGGATTTGGTTAAAACAGGAAAGGAAATTAAACCAGCAAAAATCATAAATAGCTGAAATAATGAATAAATCATGCTGTGTTTAATGAGCTGATTGGACAACGGAAAGTTTCCTTTTTTAAATATTATTTTTTTGGCTGAAATAAACCGGATAAGGAAATCATGATAAACTTTCTCACCGATGCGATAAAGGGTTTTAGATCGCCAGGGTCGAAATAGGCGAAAGAGCGGGCTTTGCTTATATCTTTGAGCCAGGGCAAGAGGCTGAGTTTGCCGCTTTTTCGTTTGCGGATAAAGGAGCCGAAATCCCGGGTAAAATCGAGCCAGTACACCCCGTCTTTTTGTTCGCTGAGGCAGGGGGGCAGTGTTGCGCACTCCGTGGTGAGCTGATAGGCAAGATAATTGATGTCTAAGCCGGCATCTTTAAATAGCTGGTTGTGATAAAAGGTGCGGATATTGAGCTCGATAAAAATAAAACTCTCTGTTGCACTGTCATAAGCAAATTCCAGCGTGGCAAAACCGCGATACCCTATGGCTTCAAGAAAATCACTGACGGTTTGCTTTAATTTTTCCTGATGTTCGCTGACCCCGAAACAGGTCACGCCATAGTCGGGTAAATACTGGCGGATTTTTTTGCCGGAATAAATGACCCTGACTTTGCCGCTTTGATCGGAGAAGCTGGTCACCACATAAATATTGCCGTCACCGCTGGGCACGATACTCTGTGCCACTACCCGGGTTTCCAGCTCGGGATAGCGGGCGATAAAGTCTTTTAGCTCCCGATGGCTGTTGACGACGACATTCTTGCCGGGAAAGGCCTTATCAAAGGTGAGGTCGGGTTTGATGATCACCGGATAGTTTAAGCTTTTCGTCAGGGCAGCCAGTTCTCCCGCCGTTTTACTGTAACGGGTGTCGGGGATGGAAAAGTTGTGCTCATTGCAGATATCTGCGGTGGCCTGTTTGGCGAGGAAACGCCAGTAAAGCTCCTTGCTTGGCGTGGTCAGTAAAAAATAGGGAGCAAACAGCTCGCTGTGTCCGGCCAGGATTTCGGCAAATTGATCTGTGGTACAAATGAGCACGGGTTTATGGCCGGCTTTGTCCCGTGCAGTACTCAGCGCCCGGCAGGCGGTAAAGACTTGTTGGGCGTCAAAGCTGTCGGGAAGTTTTTCTACGGCGCTCAGATACCTGGAATATCTGCCCAGATCATCGCTGTCATGGTAAATGCCGGCAACCTTTAAATCCCTGCAGCCGAGAGAGCGGGTAACCGCCAGGCCGTTGACCCCCAGGCCTAAGACTATTGCATCCATACTTAAATTCTATCCATAGCTTATCTGTGCCCGTGTACTTGCAGTTTAAAAACCTCAATGCCGGTATCGGTATTGATAAACAAGCGCTTAAAGGCGAGTAATTCTTTTTGGGGAGCCGTCAGGCCATTAATGGTGGTGGCGGAAAAGCGTATGCCGTTGTCGCTGAGCATCTGCTGATGGCTTTCGTTAAAGTCTTCGGCCCGGCCGTTGGGATAGGCAAAGCTGTAGCAGGGCTTGCCGGTGAGTTTTTCGGTTTCAAGGATAGAGGTCTGAATTTCCTCCCTGGCATGCTCCAAAGTGGTTTTTGATAAGATGACATGGTTATGGGTATGGGCGCCGAAGGTGATTAACCCGGAATCGGACATCTCTTTAATGGCTGGTGCCGTTAACATATAAAAAGGCGAGTCTGCCTGGTAGCGGTAATTTAAATCACAATCGAGTGCTTTGGCCAAAGCCTGCAACTCGGCCCTGGCCTCATCCGTTTTCCTGGTTTTCAACTGTGCCTGCAACAGCCGGGATACCGCCTGTTTTTGCTCGTTGTTTTTGAGGGGGTAGCGTTTTCCCTGCCAAAGCAAGCTATTCTTCGGGGTTTGGCTGAGCATACGCAGCAGATCGCAAAACCAGATGGTATGGTGGCTGTTGATATAGTTGGTCGCCAGAAAAACCGTTGCCGGCAGTTGCAGCGCTTTGAGCACGGGGAAGGCCAGCGAGTAGTTGTTATAAAAGCCGTCATCGAAAGTGATTGCCGCCAGGGGCTTTTCCCCGTCGTAATCGGCTATCTGCAAGGCCTGCTCTAAAGGCAATACATTAAAATGCTGATGCAGGTAATGCATCTGCTCTTTAAAGCGGTCAAGATGCATAAAACAGTGATCTTCCAGCGGCAGTTCATCGCTATGTATGCCGTGATAGGAGACTATGGTGATCTTGTGGTAGCCGCGTACCCGGTGCAATTTTGCCGACAAGCCGGACATGCCGATCAGGGCCTGTTTTACCCGGGCAATAACTTTAGCTGGCGAGATCTTCATCGACCTGGTTCGGAATTATTTTTGCAGGAATACCGACGGCAGTGCTGTTTGCCGGTACATCTTTGTTGACCACGGCATTAGCGCCGATAATGACATTGTCTCCTATGGAGATGGCGCCGAATACTTTGGCGCCGGCGCCGATATAGACATTTTCTCCGATTGTCGGCCAGCCGTTGGACTTTCCTGCGCCCTTACGCCCTATGGTCACCCCCTGGCCGACGGAGCAGTTACGGCCAATTTTCTCTGCGCCTATGATGATGCAGCTGAAATGGCCGATAAAAAAGCCCGGTGCGATATCGGAGTTGACATTGATTTGTATTCCGGTCAGGACCTCGGAAATGTATTTGAGCAGGATATAGACAATTTTCAGCACATGGCTGAGCACCGGAGTTTCGATGGTGTTGACATAGCGGCCAAAGCGATACACCAGCAGGGCGATAAAGCCGTGCTGGAGCAGCGAAAAGAGAAACCGGGAAACCGGGTTGTGTCTTTCGGTCACCCTGGCGTATTTCTGATAGTCGACTTTAATATTATTAAACATATTATTAGTATTAAGTGTTTGTTGTAATGATAGTATTATAACTGCTTAGCAGTTTATTGGCGATAATGTCCCAGTCATATTTACCGGTAGCAAGATCGCGTGCCGAATGGCCGAAGCGGCTATTTTTTTCACTGTCGGTTAATAAGGCGATGATCCCCCGGGCAAAGGCGCTGGCGTCATCGGCGTAGATGATATTTTCATCGGCGCTCAGGTTCACCCCTTCGGCGCCGACCGAGGTTGAAACTATGGCCTTGCCCATAGCCATGGCTTCGAGCAGCTTTAGCCGGGTGCCTGAGCCGACACGGATCGGCAGGATATACACGGCGGCACTGGCAACAATCGGCCTGAAATCGTCAACAAAGCCGGTCACGGTAATATTGTCCTTAACATCTGGTGGAATTTGCACCCCGGTGGATTTACCCACCAGGGTCAGTTTCGCGTCGGGAACTTTTGCCAGGATTTTCGGCATCACCTCGTCCATAAAGAAAATCATGCCGTCTTTATTGGGAAACCAGCCCATACCGCCGACAAAAACCAGGCTGTTTTCTACCTGCTCCTGTTTTCCCGGAGAGAAGAACTGGGTATCAACGCCGTTTTCCACAACACTGATCTTTGCCGCCGGGCTCAGCGCTTGCAGGATATCGGCATCGATTTGCGAGCAGACAAAGGTTTCCTTGGCCCGGGCACAGACATCGGCTTCAAACTGGTGCAGGCTCTTGCCCTGGTTGCCAAAAAAGACCTTTTCAGGCAAGGAGTCGGCATTTTCGGCGCGGCGTTTTAACAGCAGGGATTCAACATTGTGGTTATTTAGCACATAGGGGACATTGCCGAGTAAATTGGCGTATTGCGCCAGCGGCAGCATATCAAAATGCACCA
Protein-coding sequences here:
- a CDS encoding polysaccharide deacetylase family protein is translated as MSKISFTSLMYHGIHSTPECDGCFDAVYSVTRESFVAQLDYLLANQYQAVTLEQALSGEYQKPVVITFDDGDVSNYSFAFPELKKRNMLAEFYITSDWIDTPGYMSGQQLLEMHQAGMSIQAHGQTHAYMSDLEPEALEQELKISKQKVEAATQHPVHTVALPGGRGLKQVLPLYQKLGYSYIATSVLGHNKQKQPINRITMTSNTSIKVLANMLSGTGMLYWKAIIVQQVLTLAKRLLGNKNYEKIRSKLIRV
- the xrt gene encoding exosortase, whose protein sequence is MALIAIFSVFYPLQIHEYWDAWINSHSYSHGSLLLLVSLFLIGSKPYAVEGSKGNIGFLLLLAGLTLVYALASLAKIEVVLRFLMPCFMIAATGAVFGYRNLKKFLIPLLLLFFTVPSWSIVSPIFQAIAANAVATISMLIGIPTYIEGNSVAIPNGTFLVAEGCSGVRYILVALSIALINSELSRFKTRSQVISLTLAFVLAIVANWVRIEVIVLYAHQYGMSHPIIADHNSLGWIVFGIFMLFYFLLLPYITTQEQKEQAITPQPLQPRQKWLALATVAVLAMAAAIPAYFYQQAPASLVSQKNNQLGNQAGNQPGVMHNFTPPSREQYRQELVQGSRHTLMLLEYDMRDQNADITNTENRPVSKKYRIKAEITDKVADHALKTFIITDNARQYYYSFWYQSGDLLTTSLTKVKLASVTSLLKGEFINHAYFVATECDISCSNLAAHRDFIKQLMTEKQ
- a CDS encoding O-antigen ligase family protein, coding for MRPVNKRQQAADQGFTNWPLLIFLFFLPLRNVVTKFFPPLPGGINFVNVFFVLAFIFCLKSKEKIDWSYVPNKKLLYFILYLFCSLLLMMANLSNPIEGSANALKDFVFILCLTYIVQRSITRVEDVEKIIIALILPMPYVFRLVYSQYKSVARWHYSDDLRVNGPMEGLGSNELGAYLVTTTLLLLALVTFYKSRKKWVRYFTYLALACSGISLTLTYSRGAYLAMILAGLYFYLIKEKKGKLTLVLVLFTLSLPVIMPVSVVERFSSISSDESDRDASAASRFVFWEAAFEKAQESPIWGYGYRSWRSPEINKTGMDTHNYFVKTIVEGGAIGMFLLLTLVYANYKLARYAYKNATDPAHKAIALAVLLATLGMMVGNMFGDRFSHYSVVFIYWTLVGMLIKLQQLSKGPPPVGPKKRNNKRLR
- a CDS encoding oligosaccharide flippase family protein, coding for MSNQLIKHSMIYSLFQLFMIFAGLISFPVLTKSLSTEEYGTLGLITVSLSMLASFGKLGIQHGIIRYREDYEKTTFISNITYLALLGPLALCLTFMALSLLLYQLDYIPSNHIDTVLIVIFLAFGEQIRNFIVNYFISEQESPLVAKIRIISKVITMTFTLSTVVVILASAKGFIYGFLVAEIIVLSLTLIIAQKHKLFTGISLSKVSSKIYKPLLLFSIPLLGLEMVSMLHAFIDRYLIKYFMEARYLGYYSAYYNMATMLAALIIGGLTTAIVPAYLKTWNEHGREATEALLNRIFNGLLLIYPIIIISLWVVSKELFALLTTDEYIAYAYLLPLIAMGVLVQSAMPLFSAGLKIKKASMTMFYSVIFSAVLNLILNLVFIPLYGLTAAAITTTISYACIAASFAYFGSSTLTIRVNFYIFLRSCLYAGVFLLLSPYIQHDINVIQLGLKVGAGVVYFCLVFVLFEKPLTLFLFNSLLKRNPGAKQAVKPL
- a CDS encoding polysaccharide deacetylase family protein; protein product: MKISPAKVIARVKQALIGMSGLSAKLHRVRGYHKITIVSYHGIHSDELPLEDHCFMHLDRFKEQMHYLHQHFNVLPLEQALQIADYDGEKPLAAITFDDGFYNNYSLAFPVLKALQLPATVFLATNYINSHHTIWFCDLLRMLSQTPKNSLLWQGKRYPLKNNEQKQAVSRLLQAQLKTRKTDEARAELQALAKALDCDLNYRYQADSPFYMLTAPAIKEMSDSGLITFGAHTHNHVILSKTTLEHAREEIQTSILETEKLTGKPCYSFAYPNGRAEDFNESHQQMLSDNGIRFSATTINGLTAPQKELLAFKRLFINTDTGIEVFKLQVHGHR
- a CDS encoding serine O-acetyltransferase; protein product: MFNNIKVDYQKYARVTERHNPVSRFLFSLLQHGFIALLVYRFGRYVNTIETPVLSHVLKIVYILLKYISEVLTGIQINVNSDIAPGFFIGHFSCIIIGAEKIGRNCSVGQGVTIGRKGAGKSNGWPTIGENVYIGAGAKVFGAISIGDNVIIGANAVVNKDVPANSTAVGIPAKIIPNQVDEDLAS
- a CDS encoding glycosyltransferase — its product is MAKILFITTRLPYPTNEGHQIRTYNLLKRICPSHQVHYLSLQRNDDDPSAVQHLESMCQSVQVFPIPNEHSKIRFAKDLLQGFFTKTPFVVRKYFSQELARAIEEKLTSEQFDLVHFDMLPLAQYANLLGNVPYVLNNHNVESLLLKRRAENADSLPEKVFFGNQGKSLHQFEADVCARAKETFVCSQIDADILQALSPAAKISVVENGVDTQFFSPGKQEQVENSLVFVGGMGWFPNKDGMIFFMDEVMPKILAKVPDAKLTLVGKSTGVQIPPDVKDNITVTGFVDDFRPIVASAAVYILPIRVGSGTRLKLLEAMAMGKAIVSTSVGAEGVNLSADENIIYADDASAFARGIIALLTDSEKNSRFGHSARDLATGKYDWDIIANKLLSSYNTIITTNT